The following coding sequences are from one Paenibacillus sp. FSL R5-0912 window:
- a CDS encoding NAD(P)/FAD-dependent oxidoreductase: MKLNSGQLPWENTLPHPPVYPVLEGDITCDCLIIGGGMGGAIMSYRMSLSGADTVLIDKRAVGSGSSHANTGLLQIANDKSLTACMNTFGEENGVLFYKLCQQGVRSILELPGKLDIDPQIIARSSLLYASVPEDVPALRLEHENLTRHGFDSEFWDEETIRSHYSFSKPAALFSRGDAETNPLRTVHSLIDKAHSGGVRVYEHTQALNYEYSADGVVCHTENGRIIAKNVVFAMGYETQDMKKDRGAELINTYAIMTKPVLNFPKWYEHSLLWETARPYLYFRTTPDGRIIAGGKDEQLTSPERRDVRVLSQSQRLLEELVALFPELQGIEAEYSWGAVFGSTRDGLPYIGPHPEYPHCYFIEGYGGNGTVYSMIAAELLSDTLAGKVRPELELFSLTRTAKPTPSPAIQA, translated from the coding sequence ATGAAACTCAACAGCGGGCAACTGCCCTGGGAGAATACTCTGCCTCATCCGCCGGTTTATCCGGTACTTGAAGGAGATATCACCTGCGACTGTCTCATTATAGGCGGCGGTATGGGCGGGGCGATAATGTCCTACCGCATGTCCCTCAGCGGAGCAGATACAGTCCTCATCGACAAAAGAGCGGTAGGCAGCGGAAGCTCCCACGCCAATACGGGACTGCTGCAAATCGCGAATGACAAATCGCTGACCGCCTGCATGAATACCTTCGGGGAAGAGAACGGCGTGCTGTTCTACAAGCTGTGCCAGCAGGGCGTCCGCTCCATTCTTGAATTGCCGGGCAAGCTGGACATCGATCCGCAGATCATCGCCCGCAGCAGTCTGCTGTATGCCAGCGTTCCTGAAGATGTACCCGCTCTGCGGCTGGAGCATGAGAACCTGACACGGCACGGATTTGATTCAGAGTTCTGGGATGAAGAAACCATCCGCTCGCATTATTCCTTCTCCAAACCGGCTGCGCTCTTCTCCAGGGGAGATGCCGAGACTAATCCGCTGCGAACCGTGCACAGTCTGATTGACAAAGCGCATTCCGGCGGAGTCCGCGTCTACGAGCATACCCAAGCCCTTAATTATGAATATAGTGCTGACGGCGTAGTCTGCCACACGGAGAATGGCCGGATCATTGCGAAGAATGTTGTGTTTGCCATGGGGTATGAAACCCAGGATATGAAAAAGGACCGGGGTGCGGAGCTGATCAATACCTACGCTATTATGACCAAGCCTGTTCTGAACTTTCCAAAGTGGTATGAACATAGTCTGCTCTGGGAAACCGCGCGGCCCTATTTGTACTTCCGGACCACTCCGGACGGCCGGATCATTGCCGGAGGCAAGGATGAGCAGCTCACCAGTCCGGAGCGCCGCGATGTTCGTGTGCTCTCCCAGAGCCAGCGACTGCTGGAGGAGCTTGTCGCCCTGTTCCCGGAGCTTCAGGGAATAGAAGCCGAATATTCCTGGGGAGCGGTCTTCGGCTCCACCCGTGACGGATTGCCTTATATAGGGCCGCATCCGGAGTACCCGCACTGCTATTTCATTGAAGGCTACGGGGGCAATGGAACCGTCTACAGCATGATCGCGGCCGAACTTCTCTCAGATACCCTTGCCGGCAAGGTACGCCCCGAGCTGGAGCTGTTTTCACTAACCCGTACAGCGAAGCCTACGCCGTCCCCGGCAATCCAGGCGTAA
- a CDS encoding spore coat protein, translated as MYAQNGTPFMADEDLLNTVLADLKRTVREYTTAATESNCQTVRRVFNDLTMDTLRLQGELYMQMSQLNMYTPPGKALRQDIDKQIQSAQQTQQKCQQFVREKTGGAGAYNQASNVPVHQANVQQHNNGSYYM; from the coding sequence GTGTACGCACAAAACGGAACGCCATTCATGGCGGATGAAGATTTACTGAACACAGTTCTGGCTGATTTGAAGCGGACAGTCCGTGAATATACAACAGCAGCCACAGAGTCGAATTGTCAGACGGTACGCCGCGTGTTCAACGATTTAACGATGGATACGCTCAGACTTCAGGGTGAGCTGTATATGCAAATGTCGCAGCTCAACATGTATACCCCTCCGGGGAAAGCGCTGCGTCAGGATATCGACAAGCAGATTCAGAGCGCCCAGCAGACACAGCAGAAATGCCAGCAGTTCGTGCGTGAGAAGACAGGTGGAGCCGGTGCCTATAACCAGGCCTCCAATGTTCCTGTGCACCAGGCTAATGTGCAGCAGCATAATAATGGTTCTTACTATATGTAA
- a CDS encoding Lrp/AsnC family transcriptional regulator, whose protein sequence is MKEMNDLKRKVLELLKEDARSSTALMATLLGAEEEDVKTVIAQMEQDHVIVKYATVVNWDKVDDERVTALIEVQITPERGRGFEGIAERIYLYPQVKSVYLMSGAYDLLVEVEGRNLREVANFVSEKLSPIDAVLSTKTNFTLKKYKQDGIIFEEHEEDNRLMISP, encoded by the coding sequence ATGAAGGAAATGAATGATTTGAAGAGGAAAGTGCTGGAACTGCTCAAGGAGGACGCGCGAAGCTCAACGGCTTTAATGGCAACCTTGCTTGGTGCGGAAGAAGAAGATGTCAAGACCGTAATTGCACAAATGGAACAGGATCATGTCATTGTGAAATATGCTACTGTGGTCAATTGGGATAAGGTGGACGATGAACGGGTAACTGCACTGATCGAGGTTCAGATCACACCGGAACGGGGCCGCGGGTTCGAAGGAATCGCCGAGCGGATCTATCTGTATCCGCAGGTCAAATCCGTCTATCTGATGTCCGGCGCATACGATTTGCTGGTCGAAGTGGAAGGCCGCAATCTGCGGGAGGTCGCCAATTTCGTCTCCGAGAAGCTGTCGCCGATTGATGCGGTACTCTCTACCAAAACTAATTTTACGCTCAAAAAATACAAACAGGACGGTATCATCTTTGAAGAGCATGAAGAAGACAACCGTCTGATGATATCTCCGTGA